One Mycobacterium marseillense DNA window includes the following coding sequences:
- a CDS encoding L-threonylcarbamoyladenylate synthase → MTDVFDCADPDQRALGIAAAAGALKGGRLVVMPTDTVYGIGADAFNSAAVSALLSAKGRGRDMPVGVLVGSWHTIEGLVYTMPTGARDLIRAFWPGALSLVVTQAPSLQWDLGDARGTVMLRMPLHPIAIELLREVGPLAVSSANISGRAAAVDAGEARDQLGDLVDVYLEAGPSEQGAASTIVDLTGAAPRILRQGPVSAERIAEVLGIDPESLTAQA, encoded by the coding sequence ATGACCGACGTCTTTGACTGCGCCGATCCCGACCAGCGCGCGCTCGGAATCGCCGCGGCGGCAGGGGCTCTCAAGGGAGGGCGCCTCGTGGTCATGCCGACCGACACCGTGTACGGCATCGGTGCCGACGCGTTCAACAGCGCCGCGGTCTCGGCGCTGCTCTCGGCAAAGGGGCGGGGCCGTGACATGCCGGTGGGCGTGCTGGTCGGGTCCTGGCACACCATCGAGGGACTCGTCTACACCATGCCGACGGGCGCCCGCGATCTGATCCGCGCGTTCTGGCCCGGCGCGCTCAGCCTGGTGGTGACGCAGGCGCCGTCGTTGCAGTGGGACCTCGGCGATGCCCGCGGCACGGTGATGCTGCGGATGCCGCTGCACCCAATCGCGATCGAGCTGCTGCGTGAGGTGGGCCCGCTGGCGGTCTCGAGCGCCAATATCTCCGGCCGAGCGGCCGCCGTGGACGCCGGCGAGGCGCGCGATCAGCTCGGCGATCTCGTCGACGTCTACCTGGAAGCGGGTCCGTCCGAGCAGGGTGCCGCCTCCACGATCGTGGACCTCACCGGTGCCGCGCCACGCATCCTGCGGCAGGGCCCGGTGAGTGCGGAGCGCATCGCCGAAGTGCTCGGTATCGATCCTGAGAGCCTGACCGCGCAGGCCTGA
- the rfe gene encoding UDP-N-acetylglucosamine--decaprenyl-phosphate N-acetylglucosaminephosphotransferase has translation MCTTVSLVSSDVTNLAGGLLALSDRGAGVPLRELALVGLTAAIITYFATGPVRVLATRLGAVAYPRERDVHVTPTPRMGGLAMFLGVITAVFLASQLPALTRGFVYSTGMPAVLVAGAVIMGIGLIDDRWGLDALTKFAGQITAASVLVTMGVAWSVLYIPMGGVGTIVLDQASSILLTLALTVSVVNAMNFVDGLDGLAAGLGLITALAICMFSVGLLRDHGGDVLFYPPAVISVVLAGACLGFLPHNFHRAKIFMGDSGSMLIGLMLAAASTTAAGPVSQNAYGARDVFALLSPFLLVAAVIFVPMLDLLLAIVRRTRAGRSAFSPDKMHLHHRLLQIGHSHRRVVLLIYVWVGIVAFGAASTIFFRPRDTAAVMLGAIVVAGVATAIPLLRRGGDYYDEE, from the coding sequence TTGTGCACTACGGTCTCGTTGGTGTCCAGCGACGTGACCAACCTTGCCGGTGGTTTACTCGCCCTTTCCGATCGCGGCGCCGGTGTTCCGCTCCGCGAGCTGGCCCTGGTGGGATTGACCGCCGCGATCATCACCTATTTCGCCACCGGACCGGTACGCGTGTTGGCGACCCGGCTGGGTGCGGTCGCCTATCCGCGGGAGCGCGACGTCCACGTGACGCCGACCCCGCGCATGGGCGGGCTGGCGATGTTCCTCGGCGTCATCACCGCCGTGTTTTTGGCCTCCCAGCTTCCGGCGCTCACGCGTGGCTTCGTCTACTCCACCGGCATGCCCGCGGTCCTGGTGGCCGGCGCGGTCATCATGGGGATCGGACTGATCGATGACCGGTGGGGCCTGGATGCCCTGACCAAGTTCGCCGGCCAGATCACCGCGGCCAGCGTGCTGGTCACCATGGGCGTGGCCTGGAGCGTGCTGTACATCCCCATGGGCGGCGTCGGCACCATCGTGCTCGACCAGGCGTCGTCGATCCTGCTGACCCTGGCGCTGACGGTGTCGGTGGTCAACGCGATGAACTTCGTCGACGGGCTCGACGGTCTGGCCGCCGGGCTGGGCCTCATCACCGCGTTGGCGATCTGCATGTTCTCGGTCGGGCTGCTCCGCGACCACGGCGGCGACGTCCTCTTCTATCCGCCGGCGGTGATCTCGGTGGTGCTCGCCGGGGCGTGCCTGGGCTTTCTGCCGCACAACTTTCATCGCGCCAAGATCTTCATGGGCGACTCCGGCTCGATGCTGATCGGCCTGATGCTCGCGGCCGCCTCCACCACGGCGGCCGGCCCGGTGTCCCAGAACGCCTACGGCGCCCGTGACGTGTTTGCCCTGCTGTCTCCCTTCCTGCTGGTGGCCGCGGTGATCTTCGTGCCGATGCTCGACTTGCTGCTGGCGATCGTGCGTCGCACCCGCGCGGGACGCAGCGCGTTCAGCCCCGACAAGATGCACCTGCATCACCGGTTGCTGCAGATCGGCCATTCCCACCGCCGCGTGGTCCTGCTGATCTATGTATGGGTCGGCATCGTCGCGTTCGGCGCGGCGAGCACGATCTTTTTCCGTCCGCGCGACACCGCCGCGGTCATGCTGGGCGCCATCGTGGTCGCCGGCGTCGCGACGGCGATCCCGCTTTTGCGCCGGGGCGGCGACTACTACGACGAGGAGTAG
- a CDS encoding ATP synthase subunit I has translation MTTPAQDAPLVFPSVAFRPVRLFAISIGITAVAVLAAGLSGHLMVGVFFGIGLLLGLLNAVLVRRSVESITAKDHPLKRSMAVNSASRLAIITVVGLIIAYVFRPAGLGVVFGLALFQILLVASTALPVWKKLRAGDWAESADGAGGGVNAGSEGTEGRNTTDA, from the coding sequence GTGACGACACCAGCGCAGGACGCGCCGTTGGTGTTTCCCTCTGTTGCTTTCCGTCCGGTTCGGCTCTTCGCGATCAGCATTGGCATCACCGCGGTAGCGGTGCTCGCCGCCGGACTGTCCGGCCACCTGATGGTCGGCGTCTTCTTCGGGATCGGGCTGCTGCTGGGTTTGCTCAATGCGGTACTGGTGCGTCGCTCCGTTGAGTCGATCACCGCGAAAGACCACCCGCTGAAAAGGTCGATGGCGGTCAACTCGGCGTCCCGGCTGGCCATCATCACCGTCGTCGGGCTGATCATCGCCTACGTGTTCCGGCCCGCCGGCCTGGGCGTGGTGTTCGGATTGGCGCTTTTCCAGATCCTTTTGGTGGCATCGACAGCGCTGCCGGTATGGAAGAAGCTGCGCGCCGGCGACTGGGCGGAATCCGCGGACGGTGCCGGAGGCGGCGTCAACGCAGGATCGGAAGGTACGGAAGGAAGGAACACCACCGATGCCTGA
- the atpB gene encoding F0F1 ATP synthase subunit A: MPETTFLAEAAIEVGDHNHATWLGMTVNTDTIMSTGIAALVVLALAFFLRAKITSTGVPSGVQLFWEAITVQMRDQIESAVGMRIAPFVLPLAVTIFVFILISNWLSVLPLQYTDSSGHTTELLKSAAADINYVLALALFVFVCYHVAGIWRRGVVGHPLAVLKGHVAFLAPINVVEELAKPISLSLRLFGNIFAGGILVALIALFPPYIMWAPNAIWKAFDLFVGAIQAFIFSILTILYFSQAMEIEDHHD, from the coding sequence ATGCCTGAGACGACGTTCCTGGCCGAGGCCGCGATCGAGGTTGGTGACCACAACCATGCCACCTGGCTCGGCATGACCGTCAACACCGACACCATCATGTCGACGGGAATCGCCGCGCTGGTCGTGCTCGCGCTCGCCTTCTTCCTGCGGGCGAAGATCACCTCGACGGGTGTCCCGAGCGGCGTTCAGTTGTTCTGGGAGGCCATCACGGTCCAGATGCGCGACCAGATCGAGAGCGCCGTCGGCATGCGGATCGCGCCGTTCGTGCTGCCGCTGGCCGTCACCATCTTCGTGTTCATCCTGATCTCCAACTGGCTGTCGGTGCTCCCGCTGCAATACACCGACTCCTCGGGGCACACCACCGAGCTGCTGAAGTCGGCGGCGGCAGACATCAATTACGTGCTGGCGCTAGCCCTTTTCGTCTTCGTCTGCTACCACGTGGCCGGCATCTGGCGTCGCGGCGTCGTCGGACACCCGCTCGCCGTGCTCAAAGGCCACGTGGCGTTCCTGGCGCCGATCAACGTCGTCGAGGAGCTGGCCAAGCCAATCTCCTTGTCACTCCGACTTTTCGGCAACATCTTCGCCGGTGGCATCCTGGTCGCGCTGATCGCGTTGTTCCCGCCGTACATCATGTGGGCGCCCAACGCGATCTGGAAAGCCTTCGACCTGTTCGTCGGCGCGATCCAGGCCTTCATCTTCTCGATTCTGACCATCTTGTACTTCAGTCAGGCGATGGAGATCGAGGATCACCATGACTAA
- a CDS encoding F0F1 ATP synthase subunit C, which produces MDPQVAAAALIGGGLIMGGGAIGAGIGDGIAGNALVSGIARQPEAQGRLFTPFFITVGLVEAAYFINLAFMALFVFATPVGT; this is translated from the coding sequence CTGGACCCCCAAGTCGCTGCCGCTGCACTCATCGGCGGTGGACTCATCATGGGCGGCGGCGCGATCGGTGCCGGTATCGGTGACGGTATCGCCGGTAACGCGCTGGTTTCCGGCATCGCCCGGCAGCCCGAGGCGCAAGGCCGGCTGTTTACGCCGTTCTTCATCACCGTCGGTCTGGTTGAGGCGGCCTACTTCATCAACCTGGCCTTCATGGCGCTGTTCGTCTTCGCCACGCCCGTCGGCACCTAG
- a CDS encoding F0F1 ATP synthase subunit B, translated as MGDASLSVLASSQVVAEGGNNFLVPNGTFFFVLAIFLIVLAVIGTFVVPPVMKVLRERDAMVAKTAADTKKAAEQFEAAQADYEEAMTEARVQASSLRDNARAEGRKVVEDARARAEQEVMSTLQLAAQQLKRERDAVELDLRANVASMSATLASRILGVDVAPAAATTSATKTSGR; from the coding sequence ATGGGTGACGCGAGCCTGAGCGTTCTGGCGTCCAGCCAGGTGGTGGCAGAGGGAGGCAACAACTTCCTCGTTCCCAACGGCACCTTCTTCTTCGTGCTGGCCATCTTCCTGATCGTGCTGGCCGTCATCGGCACGTTCGTCGTGCCGCCGGTCATGAAGGTGTTGCGCGAGCGCGACGCGATGGTCGCCAAGACGGCCGCCGACACCAAGAAGGCGGCCGAGCAGTTCGAAGCCGCCCAGGCCGATTACGAAGAAGCCATGACCGAAGCCCGAGTGCAGGCGTCGTCGTTGCGCGACAACGCCCGCGCCGAGGGCCGTAAGGTCGTGGAAGACGCGCGGGCCCGGGCCGAGCAAGAGGTGATGTCGACGTTGCAGCTGGCCGCCCAGCAACTGAAGCGGGAAAGGGACGCCGTGGAACTGGATTTGCGTGCCAACGTGGCGTCCATGTCGGCGACGTTGGCCAGTCGGATCCTCGGCGTCGACGTTGCCCCCGCTGCAGCGACCACATCCGCAACCAAGACATCCGGACGGTAA
- a CDS encoding F0F1 ATP synthase subunit B/delta translates to MSTFIGQLVGFAAIVFLVVRYVVPPVRRLMAARQAAVRQQLKDAAAASDRLTESTTAHSKAVEDAKAESKRVVEEAESDSKRIAEQLGAQAGVEAERIRSQGGRQVDLLRTQLTRQLRLELGHEAVRQAGELVRNFVADSAQQSATVDRFLDDLDAMAPVGADVQYPLMTEMRSSSRVALTKLAERFSTIAKDLDNKALSTLSGELVAVAQVLDREIVVTRYLTQPAEDGSPRARLIERLFTGKVGDPTLDVLRSAASERWSANSDLISALEHVSRQALLEVAEREDKVDEIEEQLFRFSRILDAQPRLAILLGDYAVPVEGRVGLLRKVLDSANTRVNPILAALLTQTIELLRGRPAEEAIQFLAKVAVARRGEVVAHVSAAADLSDAQRTRLTEVLSRIYGHPVAVQLQIDSELLGGLLIAVADEVIDGSLASRLTAAEAQLPD, encoded by the coding sequence ATGTCGACTTTTATCGGCCAGTTGGTGGGCTTTGCGGCCATCGTGTTCCTGGTGGTGCGCTATGTCGTGCCGCCGGTGCGTCGGTTGATGGCCGCGCGGCAAGCCGCGGTGCGCCAACAATTGAAGGACGCGGCCGCGGCGAGCGATCGGTTGACCGAGTCGACCACCGCGCACAGCAAGGCCGTGGAGGACGCCAAGGCGGAGTCGAAACGCGTTGTCGAAGAGGCGGAGTCGGACTCCAAGCGCATCGCCGAGCAGTTGGGGGCTCAGGCCGGCGTGGAGGCGGAACGCATCAGGTCGCAGGGCGGTCGCCAGGTCGACCTGCTGCGTACCCAGTTGACCCGTCAGCTGCGTCTGGAACTCGGTCACGAAGCGGTGCGCCAGGCCGGCGAGTTGGTGCGTAACTTCGTCGCCGACTCCGCGCAGCAATCGGCCACGGTGGATCGATTCCTCGATGATCTCGACGCGATGGCGCCCGTAGGCGCCGACGTCCAATATCCGCTGATGACCGAGATGCGCTCGTCGAGCCGCGTCGCGCTGACCAAGCTGGCGGAGCGATTCAGCACTATCGCCAAAGACCTTGACAACAAGGCACTTTCCACCCTATCCGGGGAACTGGTCGCGGTGGCCCAGGTGCTGGATCGCGAAATCGTCGTCACGCGGTATCTGACCCAGCCCGCCGAGGACGGGTCACCTCGGGCCCGGTTGATCGAGCGGTTGTTCACCGGCAAGGTCGGTGACCCCACCCTTGACGTGCTGCGCTCAGCCGCCTCGGAGCGGTGGTCGGCCAACTCCGACCTCATCTCCGCCCTCGAGCACGTGTCGCGGCAGGCGTTGCTCGAGGTTGCCGAGCGCGAGGACAAGGTCGACGAGATCGAAGAGCAGCTGTTCCGATTCTCGCGCATTCTGGACGCGCAACCGCGTCTGGCCATCTTGTTGGGCGACTACGCCGTTCCGGTAGAAGGGCGAGTTGGGCTGCTGCGCAAGGTGCTCGACAGCGCGAACACCCGGGTCAACCCGATCTTGGCCGCCCTGCTGACCCAGACGATCGAGTTGCTCAGGGGCCGGCCGGCCGAGGAGGCCATTCAGTTCCTGGCGAAGGTTGCGGTGGCGCGCCGCGGCGAAGTCGTCGCGCACGTCAGTGCGGCAGCCGACCTGAGCGACGCCCAGCGCACCCGCCTCACCGAGGTGCTCAGCCGCATCTACGGTCACCCGGTCGCGGTCCAGTTGCAGATCGACAGCGAACTGCTGGGCGGCCTGCTCATCGCCGTGGCCGACGAAGTGATCGACGGGTCACTCGCGTCCCGTCTGACTGCGGCCGAGGCGCAGTTGCCCGACTGA